Genomic window (Prosthecochloris aestuarii DSM 271):
TCTACTTCGTCTACAAATACCTCTTCCAGCACAACTGGGAAAACCTCCCTTTCCGGCTTGTTGCGGTAGTGCTCTCCATAGGAGTCTTGTTAAGGCTGCGCTATCCGGACTTTCTGGGAAAATATTTTCTCTATTTCTGGCATTTCATGCTCATCTACATGCTGCCGTTTATCATCACCCTGTTCGCATTAAAGAACAATTTTGAACAGCCCTGGCTCTACTGGGAAATTTTCATGATTTTCGTGCTCATGTCGTTCGTACCGAACATGTTTATGTTCCTCTTCGATCTGCTTTCGGGTCTTGCTGCTGCCTACGCGGTTTTTCTCATAAGCTCGCCGAACACTGAAATCATCTCAACATTTTCCGTCGCCGAATATTCTATTGTTGCCGTCTTTTCAATCGTTGCCGGCTACGTCTTCAGCTTAAGCAACATCAGAGGCATTGTCGCTCAGGAGAAAAACACTGCATTGCAAATGCTGGCGGCAAGTATCGCCCATGAAATGAGAAATCCTTTGGGACAGGTCAAATTCAGTTTCGAAAAAATTCTCCAGGAACTGCCGATCGAGCATCAGGAAAAAATGGTTGAGCAGATTTCGGCAGATGCGCTTGACCGGGTTTACCTGAGTGTTGCCCAGGGACAGATGGCAGTTAACCGCGGGGGCCAGATTATCAACATGCTTCTCAATGAAACAAAAAACAAATCTATCGATCAGGACAACTTCACCTACTGCTCCTGCCAGAGTATCACCCGAAAAGCCCTTGATGAATATGGCTATGAATCTGATGAAGAACGCAGAAAACTGACGCTTGATGTCCAGGAGGACTTTTTCATACGGGTCGATGAAACACTCTACATCTTTGTGCTCTTTAATCTGATTATCAATGCATTCTATTTTATAAAGCCCTACCCTGATGCGCGAATCACCATCCGTATCGAAAAGGGAGCATCGAGAAACAGAGTCTACGTACGAGATACCGGTCCGGGCATTCCTTCTGAAAATCTCGACAAACTGTTTGATGCCTTTTTCACCTCCGGAAAAAAAGGCGGAACAGGGCTTGGTCTGGCTTACTGCAAAAGAGTCATGCACGCTTTTCAGGGCGATATCGTCTGCGACTCTGTCGAGGGAGAGTATACCGAGTTTATGCTGACCTTTCAGAAGGAGGAAGCCGACAAGCTGAATGATTTCCGAAACGCCATGATCAGCGAATATAAAGCACTGTTCAATAACAAGCGGCTACTGATCGTCGATGATGAAATGGTTGACCGCCAGAAAATCGTCGAGCAACTCAAGCCGTTCAACGTCAGCATAAGCGAAGCAGAAAACGGGCAACAGGCCATCGATCAGCTTCAAAAGAAACGCTATGATGTTGTTCTGATGAACCTGAACATGCCGGTCATGAACGGTTACGAGGCAACGGAATCCATACGGAGCGGCAAGGCAGGTCAATCGCTGAGCAACATTCCAATTATCGGGTTCACATCCTCCCCGCCCTACATTGCCAGAGCAAAATCGGAAAAAGTCGGCATGCAGGGATTTATAGCCAAGCCTGTCGAGGAGTTCGAACTCATCACCAACATTGCAACCGCCCTCAAAGCGGCATCAATCAATGGGAAAGCAACCTTTGCCGGCCTGACAATACTGCTTGTTGATGATGCTACCGTCATACGGCTTTCACTGAAAGGCATGCTTGAAAAATTACAGATCAACATTGTCGAAGCCGTCAATGGAACCAGAGCTATTGAACACCTGAAAAACAACGGTCACCCCTGTGACCTCATCCTGATGGATTTTCAAATGCCTGGACTTGATGGTCTGGAAACGACCAGAATCATCCGCAATGAGCTGGGTAGCCATCATAAAAACATCCCCATTATAGGGCTCAGTGGCGAATCTGATGAACGTGAAATCGCAAAAGCACTGCATGCCGGCATGAATGACTATCTCTACAAGCCGGTTGACAATTACCTGCTGATCAACAAAATCGGCAGGTGGGTCAACACGAAACAAACGCTACAAAGCGAATGTCTTTAGATTCATTTCACAAGAGAGGAGTACGCCAGTGGAGTTCATAAAAAGCATGGTAGAAAAAAAGGGTCCTGAAAAATCAGACTATAAAGCCCTTCACAAAGAGATCGACCGGATAGGAATTCTTCTGGAGCAGTCCTCGCCGGACATTCAATACGCTGACCTGCTTGCTGTCATCTCGCCGGTACTGACGACCGAAACCATGCAGGGATTCGCATTTAATAAACCGCATGGATACCCGGGCGACTACGAGATCATCGACAGAATATACAGAAAGTGGAAATCCGAAAAAGAGGACTTCAGGCGCTGGGATGAATTTTTTCATGCCCAGAAAGCAACGATCGCGGTCAGGAACAGAAAAAAAATCTTTTTGAACGTCCTGTCGTCGTCAGAGATGCTCAATCAGGAACGGCAAGTCCTCAATATCGGCAGCGGTCCGGGAAGGGACATGCTTGAATTTTTTGAACGCCACCCGGATGCAGCGGTATGCTTCGACTGTATCGATTATGACGAAGATTCTATAACCTACGCATCGAAACTCTGCGAACCCTACCTGAATCGTATCACATTCCACTGTAAAAACATCTTCAGATATAAACCTGAAAAAAAGTATGACATCATCTGGTCAGCAGGGTTATTCGATTATCTGGACGATCGCCAGTTCATCTTTCTGGTCGAAAAGCTCTACGCCCACCTGAAACCCGGAGGGTCTATGATTATCGGCAATTTCTCCATACAGAATCCAACCAAAAAGTACATGGAACTCTTCGGCAAGTGGTTCCTCTACCATCGGCATGAAGATGAATTAATCGATCTGGCTCTCCAGGCAGGCATCAACAGTCAAAATATCGATGTCTTCAGTGAACAACTCAACGTCAATCTCTTCCTGCGTATCGTCAAACCCTGACGCTCTGAGCCAACACTGAGCTATCCGGCAATGCAGAGTTTGAAGCCAGGCTGATGCCTGGCATTTCATGGATGAGCGCTCTGTCATGAAGCACCCCCTCAATCACCCGTGTCCATTGTCTTCTGCGGCAGTCACCCTGCCACCTCAGAATTTCCGCGGAACACATCCCGTGAAAATCCCTCTTGACCAGAAGCAGGAGAACTTCACCACGACAGCTGCTGCTGGCACTACAGTGACTCGAATATATTCAAAAGCACCCTCCGCATGCTTGTCGATTTAAACGATTGCGGTGGGTTCCGACGGGTAAAGCACCCCGACGCACCCAACCCTGACGTCAAGCAGATCTCTGCCCAAAGAGGAATAAATATTATTTAGTATTTACTCTTTGCGAAAAAAGAAAAATGCGTATATTGGAAGCAGAACCAGTTATGGACAATGAGATAATCAACACAAACCCTTAAGGAGAAAAGTAATATGTCACAAGCATTTGACGATGAAATGTACTTTGAAATGTCCATGCCGCTCCTCGGTGATGACTTTCCTGAACTCAAGGTTCAGACCACGCATGGCCCGATGAACATTCCCGGCGACCTGAAAGGATCGTGGTTTGTGCTTTTCAGTCATCCTGCCG
Coding sequences:
- a CDS encoding class I SAM-dependent methyltransferase encodes the protein MVEKKGPEKSDYKALHKEIDRIGILLEQSSPDIQYADLLAVISPVLTTETMQGFAFNKPHGYPGDYEIIDRIYRKWKSEKEDFRRWDEFFHAQKATIAVRNRKKIFLNVLSSSEMLNQERQVLNIGSGPGRDMLEFFERHPDAAVCFDCIDYDEDSITYASKLCEPYLNRITFHCKNIFRYKPEKKYDIIWSAGLFDYLDDRQFIFLVEKLYAHLKPGGSMIIGNFSIQNPTKKYMELFGKWFLYHRHEDELIDLALQAGINSQNIDVFSEQLNVNLFLRIVKP
- a CDS encoding ATP-binding response regulator codes for the protein MKIIERMQASFQEGTQISQFNMIAAAIIGGTGHFLLYFVYKYLFQHNWENLPFRLVAVVLSIGVLLRLRYPDFLGKYFLYFWHFMLIYMLPFIITLFALKNNFEQPWLYWEIFMIFVLMSFVPNMFMFLFDLLSGLAAAYAVFLISSPNTEIISTFSVAEYSIVAVFSIVAGYVFSLSNIRGIVAQEKNTALQMLAASIAHEMRNPLGQVKFSFEKILQELPIEHQEKMVEQISADALDRVYLSVAQGQMAVNRGGQIINMLLNETKNKSIDQDNFTYCSCQSITRKALDEYGYESDEERRKLTLDVQEDFFIRVDETLYIFVLFNLIINAFYFIKPYPDARITIRIEKGASRNRVYVRDTGPGIPSENLDKLFDAFFTSGKKGGTGLGLAYCKRVMHAFQGDIVCDSVEGEYTEFMLTFQKEEADKLNDFRNAMISEYKALFNNKRLLIVDDEMVDRQKIVEQLKPFNVSISEAENGQQAIDQLQKKRYDVVLMNLNMPVMNGYEATESIRSGKAGQSLSNIPIIGFTSSPPYIARAKSEKVGMQGFIAKPVEEFELITNIATALKAASINGKATFAGLTILLVDDATVIRLSLKGMLEKLQINIVEAVNGTRAIEHLKNNGHPCDLILMDFQMPGLDGLETTRIIRNELGSHHKNIPIIGLSGESDEREIAKALHAGMNDYLYKPVDNYLLINKIGRWVNTKQTLQSECL